A segment of the Amycolatopsis thermophila genome:
AGAACGTCTCGCTGACGCAGCTGGCGGCACTGTCCACACTGCACAAATGCGGGCCGCTCACGCCGGGCAGGCTGGCGGCCAGGGAAGGTGTCCAGCCGCCGTCGATGACGAGGGTCATCGCGGCGCTGGAGGATTTCGGGTTCGTCGAGCGGAGCCCGCACCCCACCGACGGGCGGCAGTCGATCGTCGCCCTCACCGAGCGGGGTCGCGCGTTCGTCGGGGAAACGATCTCGGTGCGCGAGGCCTGGCTGGACCGGAAGCTGGCAGAACTGAGCGGTGACGAGCGGGAAGTCCTCGCTCGCGCCGCCGAGATCATCGACAGGATGGCGGGGAACGAATAACGGTGCGGGCCAACACGGGTACTGACAGACAGTCCGATCAGACGACCACAGCTACCCGAGGCCAGGCACCTCCCGCCGAGAACGTTCCGGCGGACCGGTCCTGCACCGCGCCCGCGGGCCGGGTGCGCAGCCGGACCCCCGGGCAGCCGCCGGCCGCGCAGGCCGAAGCCGCCACCGAGCAGGCGACCGGCGCGGCCACCGAGCCGGAGCACAAACCCGAGCCGAAGGCGAGCATGTTCGCGTCCCTGCGGGTGCGCAACTACCGCCTGTTCTTCTCCGGCCAGGTCATCTCGAACATCGGCACCTGGATGCAGCGCATCGCGCAGGACTGGCTGGTTTTCCAGCTGTCCGGCAACAACCCGGTGGCGCTCGGCATCGCGGTGATGCTGCAGTTCCTGCCGACCCTGATGCTGTCGCTGTGGGCCGGCGTGCTCGCCGACCGCGTCGACAAGCGCAAGCTCTGCATCGCGATCCAGAGCGGCATCGGGGTGCAGGCGCTGGTCCTCGGGCTGCTCGACGTCGGCGGCATCGTGACCCTGTGGCAGGTCTACGTCCTGTGCTTCGTGCTCGGGATCTTCAGCTCGCTGGACGTGCCGGCGCGGCAGTCGTTCGTCGCCGAGATGGTGGGGCGCAAGCAGATCAGCAACGCGGTCGCCCTGAACTCGTCGGTGTTCAACATGGCGCGCATCGTCGGGCCCGCCATCGCCGGGTTCGCGATCACCTGGGTCGGCACCGGCTGGATGTTCCTGGCCAACGCGGTCAGCACGCTCGCCGTCATCACCGGCCTGCTGCTGATGAACCCCGACCAGCTCTTCCGCGGCCCCGCGGTGGCGCGCGCCAAGGGACAGCTGCGCGAGGGCCTGGCCTACGTGCGCGGCCGCTCCGACCTGGTGTCGCTGATGGTGCTGGTGTTCTTCGTCAGCACGTTCGGCATCACGTTCTTCACGTCGCTGGCCATCGTCGCGGGCAACGTGTTCGGCACCCAGGCCGACGGCTACGGCCTGCTGTCCACCCTGATCGCGGTCGGCACGTTCACCGGTTCGCTCATGGCCGCCCGCCGGGGCGCCCGCGGCAAGCCGAGGGTGCGGCTGCTGCTGCTCGCCGCCTTCAGCCTGGGCGCGGTCGAGTTCGTGGCCGCGTTCATGCCGACCTACCTGGCCTTCGGCATCGCGCTCATCCCGCTCGGCTTCGCCACGATCACGTTCCTCAACACCGCCAACGCGCTGGTGCAGACGTCGGTCTCGCCGGAGATGCGCGGCCGCGTGATGGGGCTGTACGTGCTGGTGCTGATCGGCGGCAACCCGATCGGCGGCCCGATGGTCGGCTGGATGGCGGACACCTTCGGCGGCCGGTCCCCGTTCTACATCGGCGGCGTGATCTCCGTGATCACGGCCGTGGCCTGCGCGATCGTGCTCGCCCGGCGCGGCGGGATGACGCGGCCGGCTCGGCTGGCCGGGCTGCGGGTGCTCAGCGCCCGAGGAGAGCGGGCAGCACGGACTCGGCGAGCGCTCTGAGGTCCCGTCCCGTCCCGGTGAAGGACAGCTCCTGGCTGGTGTCGTCGTCCAGCTTGACGGCCACGACGTCCGGGGTGACCAGGGCGGGACGTCCGGCGACGGTGTCCGGGTAGGCGCGCGGGGTCACGTCGTCGCTCAGCGCGGCCTGCACCGTGCGCACCGTGCAGCGGCCGTCGAACTTCGGTTTCGCCGCCGACACGCTCGTGCCCAGCGTCTTCGCGAGCTGGGTGCACAGCTGCCACGACACCACCGGCCACGGCGAGCCGAGGATGCCGTACCCCGCGACCGGCTCGGTCTCCTTCATCGCGATCGTGCCGTCGCGGTTCGCCTCGGGCAGGTCCGGTCCCGGAGCCATGGTGGCGTCGATGACCCCCCGCGCGATGGACGTCGCCAGCTCGTCGAGCGCGAGACCGGGGCGCGTCACCGCGTACCGCGTGATGTCGACCCGCAGGTACGGGTGGATCTCGCCGTTGGGTTCGTCGTCGACCAGGTGGACGTTGAGGCGCGCGTTGACCGCGCCGCTGGTCTCCACCTCGGCGGCGCGGCCGGAGACGGTCAGACTCTGCGGCGAGCGCAGGGTGGCGGGCAGGTTGTCGAGCCGGAGGACGACGTCCAGGCTGCCGGTCACGAGGTGGCAGCCGCCGCCGCGCACCTCGCGGAGCGTCGCGCCGCCGAGCACGGCCTGCCAGCGCTGCTCGGACAGGGCCTGGCACAGCACGTGGCCCGAGCTGCCCGCGGGCAGGGCGGCGAGCATCTCGCCGGAGGGCATCGGAACCCGGCGGGGCAGCTCCCCGTCCCTGCTCGGCCAGACGGCGGGCAGGCCCGGTGCGGCCGGCGGCGCGGCGCTGCTCTGCGACCACCAGTAGCCGGCCGCGCCGGCGACGCACGCGAAGGACAGCAGCACGCCGATCACGATGGCGATCACGGTCGACGTCTTCACGCGCGCAACGCTATCCGGTGACCGGGCGAGTTCGATCAGTGATCCCCTTCCGGGCCGCTGAGCTGCGTGAAACGGCTCCGGGACGGCGCGTCGGTCGCCGGAACTCGCGACGGTTCTCGTCGGCGGCCATCCGGCGTCGCGCACCTACGTCCGCATGACGAGCAACCACTGCCGCACAGCTTCGCCGCCATGGGCCGATGACGATCGCCGTGTTGCCGGCGCAGACCGTCGCCACGGCGTCCGCACGATCGGGTGAGCGACCCGCCCCTTGCGCAGCCCAGTGAAGTTAGGCTAACCTAACGCTTGTCCGCTTCGTGGTGGGAGCGGCAGTCAGTTCGGGAACGGGCGGAGCCCCGGTGCCGGGAAGTGTCCCAGCACCGGGGCTTCGTTCACGTGTATCCCGAAGTGCACCCGGTACGCCTCGACCTTCTCCGCGGCGGTCAGGTCCCGCTCGGCCCGCTTGCCGTCGACCGTTTCGATCAGCTTGTCGCCGGCCAGGGTGATCCGCCCGGACGGCGTCGAGATCGTGCACACGACGTTCTGCGTGAAGTGCGAGTCCGGCGAGGTGGCCTGCCACCAGCAGGTCGGGACGAAGTCGGCCAGCTCCCGCGCCCGGGGCTCCAGCCGGTAGGCCGGCTCGCCGTTGTGCCGGACCTCGATCTCGCCCCCCGGCGAGTCCAGCACCAGGAACTCGCCCTCGGCGTCGTCCTGCGGCTCGCACGCGCTCAGCCGCAGCGGGTGCCGGGCGAAGCGGCCGAAGCCGACGTCGGCCAGCCACGGCTCGTCCAGGTCGACCCGCAGGGCCAGGTGGTCGAACGGCGCGCCCCACCGCCCGCCGCCGAACACGCGCGCGCCCAGCAGCGTTACCGGGAACCCCAGCTCCCGCAGCAGGGCCGCGAACAGGCCGTTGAGCTCGTAGCAGAAGCCGCCGCGGCGCCCGCGCACGATCTTGTCGAACAACGCGTCCTCGTCGAGCACGATTCGCTCGGGCAGGTGAACGCTGAGGTTCTCGAACGGCACCGCCATCAGGTGCGCCACGTGCAGCTCGCGGAGCGCGTCCGCGGTCGGGGCAGCGGGCCGGGCGGCCCCGATGCGGGCCAGGTACGCGTCGACATCCATGAGCGCCAGCCTGCACCCTCCACAGTGGTCGAGGTCAAGCCAAAAAAGAAGGGCCCTGTCCGCGCGGGCGCGCGGAAGGACCCCTCGGGGCTCGCTCCAGGTCAGAGGAGCAGGCCGTTGCCGCCGGAGACGGCGTTGTCGAACCGCTTGCTGATCTCGCCCCAGTTGTAGACGTTCCACAGCGCCTTGACGTAGTCCGCCTTGACGTTCTTGTAGTCGAGGTAGAAGGCGTGCTCCCACACGTCGACCAGCAGGATCGGCACGGTCGGCAGGATCAGGTTGTTGTGGTGGTCGCGCAGCTGCTGCGTGATCAGCGTCTTGCCCACCGGGTCCCAGGACAGCGCGGCCCAGCCGTTGCCCTGGATGGTGGTGGCGACGGCGGTGAACTGCGCCTGGAACTTGTCCCAGGAGCCGAACGCGTCGTCGATCGCGGACGCGAGCTCGCCGGTCGGCTTGTCGCCGCCCTCGGGGGAGAGGATCTTCCACCACACCACGTGGTTGGCGTGCCCGGCCAGGTTGAACGCCAGCGTGGTCTCGAGACCGACGATCGAGCCGAAGTCGCCCTTGTCCCGAGCCTCGGCGAGCTTGTCCAGGGTGTCGTTGGCGCCCTTGACGTAGGTCGCGTGGTGCTTGCTGTGGTGCAGCTCGTTGATCTCACCCGAGATGTGCGGAGCGAGCGCGCCGTAGTCGTAGTCGAGGTCAGGAAGCTCGTAGCGGGCCATCAGCCCTCCTTCTTGTGCGACGCAGAGTCCCTTGCGGTTTCAAAACCTAGTCCTCGTGAGCGCGGGAAGCTAACTGGGGAGCCGCTGTCCGCACTGCGGGAACCGGTCATGGCGCCAGCCTGCAATCTCCAGCTAGATCGAGGTCAACAGCGGTGTGCCGATGATCACTGGGTCAGGTCGTCGAGCACCGCGATGTTGAACTCGAACGCGACCAGCGTTTCGGTGACGATCCGGGCGCGCTCGGCCTCGGTCCACGGGGTGTCGTCGAGGAGCGCCTTGTACCGCTTGCGGAACGCGGGGACGTTGTCGATGTCGTCGAAGTGGTAGAACAACGCGCCCGGCCCCTCGACGCCGTGCGCCTTGGCCAGCAGTTTCCGTACGGCCTGCCCGCCGGCGAGGTCGCCGAGGTAGCGGGTGTAGTGGTGGGCGACGTAGCCGCCCGCCCAGTCGAAGGCGACCGAGCGGATGCGGTGCGCGTAGTCCTCCGTGGCGGGCACCGGCCGGATGCGGTCGCGCCAGTGCTCGCCGTAGAGGAATTCCAGGTCGACGGCCAGCGCGGGGAGCCGGCGCAGCTCGTCGAACACGAACCGCCCGCCGACCGGGTCGCGCCGCATCGCGTCGGCCGCGCCCTCGATGGCCTCGTAGATGAACCAGTACTGGGCGGCCAGCCGGGCGTACTCCGGCAGGTCGAGGTCGCCGCTGAACAGGTCCCGCATGTACCGCGAGTGGTGCGCCCGGTCGTGGGCGCGGCGTGTCGACTCCCTCAGTGTGGTCGAGAACGGGGTCCGGTCCAGATCGAGATCAACCACGAGGGGAGCCACCATGAGTGGCAGCGTAAGCGAGATCTGTCACTTAGGCTACCCTAAGAAGGATGGTTCTACCCGATCAGAGCCGCAGTGATCACGCAGGGTCCACGGGCCAGGTGTGCACGGCCTCGCCGCTCCGGCTCAGCTCGAGGTAGCGGCCCAGCATCGCGGTCAGCGCCGACTCGCGGTCGGACCCGTTCTCCTCGGCCTCGGCCACCACCGCGCGCTGCCACCACGCCCCGTTGCGGCGGGTCAGGCAGCGCTGCTCGATGACGCCGAGGTAGCGGTCGATCGCCGCCTCCGACACGTCGGCGCTGCGCAGCCCGTCGACCGCGAGCGGCAGCAGTACGCGCAGCACCAGCTCGTCCGGTGGCACCCAGCCCTGGCCCGGCCAGTAGAGCTGCGCGTCGAAGCCGTTGCGGGCACCGGCGTAGAGGTTCTCCTCGGCCGCCTGGAACGACATCTGCGTCCACAGTGGACGTTCTGCCTCGGCCAGCGCCCGTTGCGCGCCGTAGAAGAACGCGGCGTTGGCCATCATGTCCAGCACCGTCGGCCCGGCCGGCAGGACCCGGTTCTCCACGCGCAGGTGCGGCTTGCCGTCGACCACGTCGTACACCGGGCGGTTCCACCGCCACACGGTGCCGTTGTGCAGCATGAGCTCGGTCAGCTTCGGCGCCTGACCGGCCTCCAGCGCGTCCAGCGGGTCCTCGCGCACGGTCTCGGGCAGCAGGCCGGGGAAGTAGCGGACGTTCTCCTCGAACAGGTCGAAGATCGAGGTGATCCAGCGTTCGCCGAACCACACCCGCGGCCGGACACCCTGGTTGCGCAGCTCCTCCGGTCGCGTGTCGGTGGCCTGCAGGAACAGCGGGATGCGCGTCTCGTGCCACAGGGCCTTGCCCAGCAGGAACGGGGAGTTCGCGCCGACGGCCACCTGCACGCCGGCCAGGCACTGCGCGGCGTTCCAGTGCGTGGCGAACTCCTCGGGCGCCACCTGGACGTGCAGCTGCACGGAGGTGCACGCGGCCTCGGGGAGGATCGACTCGGCGTAGGTGCGCAAGCGCTCCGGGTTGTGCCCGCCGAGCGCCGCGCCGTCGAGCGACAGCGTGATGTCCTCGCCGCGGGCGGCGAAGATCTGGTCGTTGAGCAGGGTGTAGCGGGTGTTGTTGGTGATCCACTTCTGGTCGAAGTGGTCTTCCGCCAGCGTCGGCAGGATGCCGATCACGGCCAGCCGCGAACCGGTCGCGTTCGCGTGCGAGTCCGCGTCGGCGAGGTAGCCGACGAGGTCGTCCTCCAGCTCGATCGCCGACCGGCCGGCGAGCGGGCGCGGCGGCACGTTCAGCTCGATGTTGTGCTGCGACAGCTCGGTGGTGAAGGATTCGTGGTCCAGGGACTCCAGCACGGCGCTGTTGGACATCGACGGCCGCAGGCGGTCGTCCACCAGGTTCAGTTCGACCTCGAGCCCGATGTGTCTTCGCGGGAACGAGAACCCGTCGTCGGCCAGCATCCGGGCGAGGGTGTCCAG
Coding sequences within it:
- a CDS encoding MarR family winged helix-turn-helix transcriptional regulator, whose amino-acid sequence is MREPALASRLRLAVVRLNRKLRAQRTDENVSLTQLAALSTLHKCGPLTPGRLAAREGVQPPSMTRVIAALEDFGFVERSPHPTDGRQSIVALTERGRAFVGETISVREAWLDRKLAELSGDEREVLARAAEIIDRMAGNE
- a CDS encoding MFS transporter, translating into MFASLRVRNYRLFFSGQVISNIGTWMQRIAQDWLVFQLSGNNPVALGIAVMLQFLPTLMLSLWAGVLADRVDKRKLCIAIQSGIGVQALVLGLLDVGGIVTLWQVYVLCFVLGIFSSLDVPARQSFVAEMVGRKQISNAVALNSSVFNMARIVGPAIAGFAITWVGTGWMFLANAVSTLAVITGLLLMNPDQLFRGPAVARAKGQLREGLAYVRGRSDLVSLMVLVFFVSTFGITFFTSLAIVAGNVFGTQADGYGLLSTLIAVGTFTGSLMAARRGARGKPRVRLLLLAAFSLGAVEFVAAFMPTYLAFGIALIPLGFATITFLNTANALVQTSVSPEMRGRVMGLYVLVLIGGNPIGGPMVGWMADTFGGRSPFYIGGVISVITAVACAIVLARRGGMTRPARLAGLRVLSARGERAARTRRAL
- a CDS encoding arylamine N-acetyltransferase family protein, whose protein sequence is MDVDAYLARIGAARPAAPTADALRELHVAHLMAVPFENLSVHLPERIVLDEDALFDKIVRGRRGGFCYELNGLFAALLRELGFPVTLLGARVFGGGRWGAPFDHLALRVDLDEPWLADVGFGRFARHPLRLSACEPQDDAEGEFLVLDSPGGEIEVRHNGEPAYRLEPRARELADFVPTCWWQATSPDSHFTQNVVCTISTPSGRITLAGDKLIETVDGKRAERDLTAAEKVEAYRVHFGIHVNEAPVLGHFPAPGLRPFPN
- a CDS encoding superoxide dismutase, giving the protein MARYELPDLDYDYGALAPHISGEINELHHSKHHATYVKGANDTLDKLAEARDKGDFGSIVGLETTLAFNLAGHANHVVWWKILSPEGGDKPTGELASAIDDAFGSWDKFQAQFTAVATTIQGNGWAALSWDPVGKTLITQQLRDHHNNLILPTVPILLVDVWEHAFYLDYKNVKADYVKALWNVYNWGEISKRFDNAVSGGNGLLL
- a CDS encoding biliverdin-producing heme oxygenase, with product MVAPLVVDLDLDRTPFSTTLRESTRRAHDRAHHSRYMRDLFSGDLDLPEYARLAAQYWFIYEAIEGAADAMRRDPVGGRFVFDELRRLPALAVDLEFLYGEHWRDRIRPVPATEDYAHRIRSVAFDWAGGYVAHHYTRYLGDLAGGQAVRKLLAKAHGVEGPGALFYHFDDIDNVPAFRKRYKALLDDTPWTEAERARIVTETLVAFEFNIAVLDDLTQ
- a CDS encoding glutamate--cysteine ligase, with the translated sequence MGKEVSADSFTPRDRARYRHKLQRCLDTLARMLADDGFSFPRRHIGLEVELNLVDDRLRPSMSNSAVLESLDHESFTTELSQHNIELNVPPRPLAGRSAIELEDDLVGYLADADSHANATGSRLAVIGILPTLAEDHFDQKWITNNTRYTLLNDQIFAARGEDITLSLDGAALGGHNPERLRTYAESILPEAACTSVQLHVQVAPEEFATHWNAAQCLAGVQVAVGANSPFLLGKALWHETRIPLFLQATDTRPEELRNQGVRPRVWFGERWITSIFDLFEENVRYFPGLLPETVREDPLDALEAGQAPKLTELMLHNGTVWRWNRPVYDVVDGKPHLRVENRVLPAGPTVLDMMANAAFFYGAQRALAEAERPLWTQMSFQAAEENLYAGARNGFDAQLYWPGQGWVPPDELVLRVLLPLAVDGLRSADVSEAAIDRYLGVIEQRCLTRRNGAWWQRAVVAEAEENGSDRESALTAMLGRYLELSRSGEAVHTWPVDPA